The nucleotide window GATCCCAAGCAAGTTGAGATCAGCTACGAATCCTCACTAACCATGTCGCTAACAAGATTCTATAGCATCAGGAAACAAGTAATGATcatcaaaatatgtttttataaacaaaatgGGGGCAATATGGTTCAAGTTCAATCTATGTTACATTATATGATCAAAATTTGTACACCAAAAGGGAGATTGTCTCACCGGCATAGACGAGCTACAACAAACTTCCAGCCTATCACGAAATCGCGATTCGTGGGACTTCAACATCACAGGCAATGACAAGCACACACCTTTCTCAACACACATCTTGTGCCTTGGCTTTATCCTATTCTCTAAACTAAACGAGAAATACTGAGGAAACACAAtcaattccttcaactcccTCCCCATTTCCACCACAAAGTAATCGAATTTCGGCTCCAAATTCTCCTCTATACTGTAACAAAACAATGAAGGAAACCTCCTAAACATCACCTTCGCATCTCTCCTCGAAAACCCAATTCTCTGTAAGTAATCCAATCGAGGTATAAACTTAGTCTCCACTGAACAAGAAAGCAAAGTCGCACATTTCGAAACATCTTCAATACCAATAGTACTCTGTAAGAAGTAAAGGGTCGGTCGGAGATTCTTTTCTACACACTTTGTGAGTAGCCGGGGTCGTCGACGGAGAACACCCGGAAGTTTTTCTCCGGTGACAAGAGCTTCCCGGAGTAAAAAAGTGACGGCGGGTCGGAGGGTGGTTGAAATTCCGGCGGTTAAAATCTCTGGGCACATGTGTAAAACTCTCCGAACATCAAGAATACTGAGATTAACAGAGTAAAGGAAGTCAATAACGGATTTGAGGTCAGATAAAGAGGAAGAGACAATAAGGGGTTGTGAAGAAAGGCAATGTAAAGAGTCTACACCAAGTGAATCCAAAAAAAGAAGCTTTTCTTGAAGGTGGAAGTTTTGGGGTGGGGTAGGGAGAGAGGTGGAGGTGGAGATGGGGGTGGGTGGTTTTGGGTGTTGAGGGTATGAAATTGTGGAGGATTTAAAGGATTTGGGAGGAGAAATGGAGGATTTAGgaagtgaaaaagaagaagaagatgaaagatgGAGAGTTTCTTGCATGGTGAGTTCTCTCACATGGTGATTTTCTGGTTGTTTGAGATGAAAAAATGGAGGATTTTGGAgtggggggtggggtgggggaggGAATTTGTATCAGTGGTGTGGAAGATGGAAAGGGATAAGGGGATGATGCGAGTGAGATGGCATTTCTTGGATATGTTTACCTTGTGTTATCttgaaaatttctttttaagagggTTTAACGAGTTATCGGAAATAACATTTCTACCTCTAAATTAGTggtaagattttcaaaaataaatattattatgtgGGATTACACTGAATTTATAGTTGTTGTTGGTTTAGATAGAAGAAAGAGGGGCAATTGCTTGGATCAGGGTTGTGTATTAGTCGGTTCAGTTCGATtcgattttgaaatttatttagtTGACCTATTGGTTATCGATTTGTAGACAAGCTAAATCGTTATAGAATCAATAAGATATTACCTTATCAATAATAAGTTTATCGGTTATTGAACGTTATCTATTCAATTATCGGTTTAAATGTTAAGAttttacacacaaaaaaaattatattaaaaatcacttagaaacaaggcGACAAACCAAATGAATCATGCACATGAGTTGATAGATTGCATAAAGTATtattgaaaattacttagaaacaAGGTAATAAACCAAATGAATCATGCACATGAGTTGACAGATTGCATCTTGTTCAAAAGCAAACAGTGATATATTATAGAATAATCGAGAGtttgagacaacaaaaaataaagcttGAGTCAAAAACTTTATATACCAAGTGgtctaaataatatttattaatttactatcggTTAACctgttaagaaaaaatattaaactgtTAAGAACTGATAACCTAATAATAGAATATATTAAAATCGTTACCGTGACCGCTAAATCAACCATCGTCGATAAATCAATTAAAGGAAAAACTAATTCAATTTTGAACACCATAACTTGAATAATGTATATTTGACCCAATGGGCTAAGGTTTACTATTTAAGGCCCAATTGCATTACAcatgaccttgaaaatagaTAGTCTTAAATTTTTCAAGGGAAATTTTATAAATAGCAAATAGAATAAACTTAATAATCATTGATTATGCTCAAcaactataattttattttctatgtgtatttctgtttgtatatttcacttgtcaaatatacaaataaggtaattatatacaaatttgtAATTATGCAGTTAGAATTTTCCAAAGCTTATAGAAATCAGATGTATCAACAAATCATATACAAACAagataattatatacaaattctaaatttatacaGTTGTGAACTTTTCATGacttatacaaatcaattgtatcAACAAATCGTATACAATATAGGGCAAgcatatacaaattttgaatttatacaattaagattttttcataacttatacaaatcaaatgtaacaacaaatcatataaaatcagagtaagcatatacaaattgtgtatttttacggttagaatttttttcataacttatacaaatcaaatgtatcaacaaatcatatatacaaaaaaaacattttgatGAATATAAATGAATCTAATGTATATATATCACCGATAGACAAAAAAATACATAgttaaatgtatatatttgtaagaaaatctaaaaataacGTCCGTAATTCACTCCGTAATgttataaaaaatggaaaaaaatgaatttatcaaaatatacaaattaattcaTATAAATTGCCTCGATTCTTTCCCATCTTGTTAGTCCATTGACTCTGATTGgacatttttttcttcagatAATTTCAATCTATTGCTTGTAGATGCAATTTCTTTTgcttacactttttttttaaaatcagaaCCACATTTGACTTGTATTCTTTCtgttcatctctttttttttcctaatcttttgaatttaaaacatgCAAACCTTGTTACATCTTGGTTGGATTATTTTTATAATGACCCGGTCAGTTATTCTTGGAAAGTTTCATGAATTGATCGTTTTATTCCTCTTGATATCGACTCCGAGTCTTTTATGATTGAGTTTGTAAAGTTggttttgaattttgagttaAAAGTCCAGAGTTTGGTAAGTTTGTGAGTTTTAAAGGCtaagttgttaagaaagtggtttTTGGGGTCTTTTAGAGTTTCGAGTGTCAGAATGGAATTTCGTCGATTCCATCAGTCCCGAAATGTGAAATTTGAGCAGTGAGAGTTattagtttcagtttccaagtctttttgaggatttgaggtcctaagttgtgaaattttccgtatatcttttaaatattttagattgttaattattgtaacttataatactttttatgtagtttacaaatatataaattttatttcaaaaaaattgaagatttcatgctCAAATTCTCGGTCAAACTTAAAATGATTGATTCTCGAAAatcgaaatgtgtcacataaattaagacaaatgGAGTATAATTTATCCAAACACAATACAATGTTATCAGTCTCACTTTCCACTTTGTTGTGGAAAAAAAGAATTGGTaattataacaattttttaaatttattatcgTGTCAAACAATAACACATAAAGTGAAACGaagagaataattattttttcttgaaatattatttataaggATAGGTAAAAGTGAATGAAAGAAGTATATTCATTCTTCATCATAGTCTGGGTGGGTACAAAGTCGCCTTTTTAGAGAGCTTTATAGTTTACCCTAGGGGTGGACGTTCAGTATTTGGTTTGGATTTCTCAAATTTCGAATTCGATAATTTGATAATTGGTAGTTAAAAGTAGATATTAAATAtcaatttcttaaatttcaattCGATAAACGGTATATTAATCTTCGATTTGGTACGGTATTCGGTAATACCATATTGAAGCTATAGTCGATTGTATTACaaagataatattatttctccaatcatttctattttttttaaatgtggaGGCACAATATTATAGAAGATCAACAAGTAAGAAgacattaagaaaaataaattgatacaaCTAAAACATATATGTATTTCGATTATTTATGTTTATTCTTTAGCTTTCTCTTTGAACTTATACTAATGAGTAATAAATATGTtgatatatgacatttattaaGTATATAAATTGATATTCGCGAAATACCGAATACCAAATGGTACCATTGTCTCGTACCAAACCCAATCATGAATACCATAATACTAAAATTTTACTTCCAAATACCAAATACCAAATTACCACAAAATTCGATTCGGTAATTTGATTTTCGGTATTTTATGTCAGCCATAGTTTATCCCCAATGCGAAATTTCTTGatacgaattcaaatttaatcagacTTCAATTATTGGTATTGGACatggaaaccaaaaaaaaaagagggaggGTATATATATCCATTTCAGTCGTCAATTTTTTGTTACACAAATTCTACTGCTACTGTATTCCTCCATTTTCAATGGCTTGCAGTGTCACTTCTACTGCTCTTCTCTCTTCATCAAACCCTAGGGCTTCTGCTTCTGCTGCTGCTATACCCAAATTGTCTTCATTTTCTCAGTCAACAATTgttccttcttcttcatctttcaaTGGACTCCGCAACTGTAACACTTTAGTTTCTCGTAGCCCACATTCCAATTCTTCTCGCACCAACAAATCCCGATCCTTCGTCGTTCGTGCCTCTGTAAGCTTACATTTGAAACCCCTTTTTCTTTGCATATTTATTTTGAGTAGTTTAATGGGAAAAAGTTAGCTACGATCAATcaactgagctactaagatttTTCCGTTTGATTATGATTTTGTTATTACATTGGGGAGGGGGAAAGGGGCAaggagtttgtatgagtgaatCTGCATTCAGGGTTTTGAATTTGCATTTTTGAGGTAGGGGTAAGTTTTGCGTACACTCGCTCGCTAGATCCtacttgtggaattacactggGTAGGTTTTTCTGTCAATTTTAGTATGAGTGCTGCTTGGGTTCTAGTGGCATAGGCAACTTGTGATTTGTGGGTTAGCTGCAAGATAGGTCTATTACTGTGTGCCATTGCCTGGGGATTTCTGGGTTATTATAaaggaatttttatttttttttggtatagtGGAGTTGAGTATTGGAGTTTAATGTGGTTTCGTCTTATTTTCGATATAGGCACTTCTATGTGCCTATCGCGAGTGTGTTCACGGGTCGATGCTCTTGTCAAAGATTAAGATTTTTCCTTGATTATGCTTCTATATATCATGTTATCAGTTTGTTATCAGAAGTTCTTAGTGCTCGAATTATTTGTTCAGGATATACTGAACTATAGTTGGATATCTAAACTATTTTTCGTTCTTTTATAGACCTGATTCAGTGAAATAAGTCTCCTTAATTGGCAATATAGAATTCGTTTCACTTGGATCTTACTTGGATATATTCACAGCAGAACCATATTTTATGTACAGGGTGAATTAGTTACATCCTGGCTCTGCAGGTTCTGTCTTTTTGAAAAGGGTTGAAAGATTACATAGCATTGAGTCTTCACCTCTCCCTTGCCCTGCAAGAACGTTATTAAACTAGAAGAAAACAAATTCTAGGCATGTCTTTCTACATGAAGATGTTAGAAACTAATTACACATAATACGATCAACTATTGGTGTTTCAGATAGATATTAAAGTCTTCATGTGATTGtgtacttttatttatatttaaaaaatagacaaaCTACTTTAGAAGACCAAGTTAAATAAACATACACTCCTATTTCCTATTTTTGACTGTTGAATTCCCATACAATTTGGTTTTTGCTCTTTCCTTGTTTCTGGACAGGGATTCATCTCTCTAACTAATGTCATTTCTTGTTACTTCTCCCAACAGAGTGAAGTCCCACTTGTTGGAAATAAAGCACCAGATTTTGAGGCTGAGGCTGTTTTCGATCAAGAGTTCATCAAGGTAATATATTGGTGTTAAATGAATTGGCAGTGttaaattattaattgttaGTCCGAGATCCCCCTGTGTGCGTATGTATCTATGTCCGTGTGTTTCGCTTTTCTGCTTATCAAATTAAGAGcttttacctttttttcttttcgacTTCCTCCTTTTTCATTTATTGTAAGGACCTGCCATTTCTTccattaaaaagagaaaaaagaattaTCCGCCATCTCAGTGGCCTTGCTGCAAAAGTTTGTATCTTGCTGTTAGGAGATCTTCTATTAATGAACACTTTATTCATTTGATTGGCAAAAGAGTAAAGATTACTTCATGAAGGCATGTTACTTGTTAGCTAACCTTTTTGAATAGCAATTAGTGAAGGAATCAGGATATGGAAGGAACACAGTGCAGCAGAACTTCAATATACAAAATTTTCTTCGTGCAATTTAGGTTATATTAGACTTTGATAGAATGCTTTCCTAGAACTAGAACTGCTCTTTTCTCTCCCTTCCTCCCTTAAATAACTGCAAGACGTTCCTTTAAACATCCAGTCATTTTGGGCGTGTTTCTTGGGCTATTTATAATTGAAGAATATTTTCTCTGCAGGTTAAACTTTCCGAGTATATTGGAAAGAAATACGTGATTCTCTTTTTCTACCCGCTGGACTTCACATTTGTTTGCCCGACAGGTCAGCTTGTCCCTAAATATCACTCAGCTGCtagttttaattataatatatttaactgATTATGGTGATTTCTTAATGTATTGTTTTGATATAATCTATTCATTCTACTGTAGAGATTACTGCTTTCAGTGATCGTTATGAAGAATTTAAGAACGTGAACACAGAAATATTGGGTGTCTCGATAGACAGTGTGGTATGTCTTTCTTTCGTTCAAAATTTTCCTCTTAAAGTGGTTGATTCGTTACTTGGAAAGTGTACCTAAATGGTCTGTGCCTTGTTGCATTGTGCTGCTGCTCTTCTACTGCCCCTTTCACTTATTTAGAAAAGCCCTTTTCACTTGTTTTGAACTTGGTGCATTGTGCTCTTAGATGAAGAAGTGTCATAGAATTAGCTTTAGAGATTTTCGAGGGTATACATAAATAGTTGGGGAAGCAGTTGAATAAAGATAAACACAAATACTATATATTGAACTAGAGGCGACAAGTGAAATGTCAACTGGGCATATTACAAAAGAAATTGTAGTTGGAAACAAATATTATCTTGAATAAGAAAGTGAATACATATgtgaaagattaaaaaaaagggcAGCCCGGTGCACTAAGATCCCGCTACGTGCAGGGTCCGGAGAAGGGCCGGACCATAAGGGTGTATTGTATACAACCTTACCATGCATCTCTTCAAGAAACTATTTCCACAGCATGAATTTGTGACCTCATGGTCACATGACAACAACTTTATTAGTTACGCCAAGGCATAGATCTTGTGTGAAAGATAAGAAGTTGAAAATAATGAGAGACTTGAAATGTAATTATGGTTTTGGTATAGCTATCTATGCGACACCATCAACAAGACATAAGCAATTTAGAAGAATAATAAGTATAGGTGCCTCAGGGCTTTTGGCCTAGTGATAAGAGTGCAAAGTGTGATGTGTGGATTAGGCGAGTGTCACAAATTCGAATGCTAATGCAAACAAAATTCTGATGTTTTAGCGGAGAAGGGTCGAGGAGCAGGCACATTATCACTGAATTTGAACCATGTGCTAGCTGACTATTGGGGGTTTCTCGGTTGTTTGGAAAAAGCAAGAAGAATAAGTGAATAAAAGTAATTTAGTTAGCAATACTAATAGGATTTACTTGTACATCAAGATATCTCGTATGCTTGAAGAATGGTCTTAGTACAAGGCACAAGTTACTACCAATTATTCAATTGTACT belongs to Solanum stenotomum isolate F172 chromosome 1, ASM1918654v1, whole genome shotgun sequence and includes:
- the LOC125865347 gene encoding transcription termination factor MTEF1, chloroplastic-like codes for the protein MQETLHLSSSSSFSLPKSSISPPKSFKSSTISYPQHPKPPTPISTSTSLPTPPQNFHLQEKLLFLDSLGVDSLHCLSSQPLIVSSSLSDLKSVIDFLYSVNLSILDVRRVLHMCPEILTAGISTTLRPAVTFLLREALVTGEKLPGVLRRRPRLLTKCVEKNLRPTLYFLQSTIGIEDVSKCATLLSCSVETKFIPRLDYLQRIGFSRRDAKVMFRRFPSLFCYSIEENLEPKFDYFVVEMGRELKELIVFPQYFSFSLENRIKPRHKMCVEKGVCLSLPVMLKSHESRFRDRLEVCCSSSMPVAESGVQSANHYAIESS
- the LOC125865390 gene encoding 2-Cys peroxiredoxin BAS1, chloroplastic-like, whose product is MACSVTSTALLSSSNPRASASAAAIPKLSSFSQSTIVPSSSSFNGLRNCNTLVSRSPHSNSSRTNKSRSFVVRASSEVPLVGNKAPDFEAEAVFDQEFIKVKLSEYIGKKYVILFFYPLDFTFVCPTEITAFSDRYEEFKNVNTEILGVSIDSVFSHLAWVQTDRKTGGLGDLNYPLISDVTKSISKSYNVLIPDQGIALRGLFIIDKEGVIQHSTINNLAIGRSVDETLRTLQALQYVQENPDEVCPAGWKPGDKSMKPDPKGSKEYFASI